In Trichocoleus desertorum NBK24, the following are encoded in one genomic region:
- a CDS encoding alpha/beta fold hydrolase has product MPKVDINGLEINYKIYGEGDPLLMMMGLSFSLLDWGTKLPKLLAQHYKVILFDNRDAGETSQVTGTYTTAQMAEDAVGLLEALGETKAHVFGISMGGMVAQQFALHHADQLNKLILGCTMAGGTCSQFNPPAGLGNDHILEQLFPLEFLRTSQSRLIEFFQTTVPYHSQGEALSRQYQAMSTHDTCDLLGEITAPTLVITGDSDRIIPQQNSEFLVKNIPGAKLEVLVDAGHAFCFSHPEPTAAAIINFLQT; this is encoded by the coding sequence ATGCCTAAAGTTGATATCAATGGTCTAGAGATTAATTACAAGATTTATGGTGAAGGAGATCCACTTTTAATGATGATGGGTCTCAGCTTTAGCTTGTTAGATTGGGGGACTAAACTGCCGAAGTTACTAGCTCAGCATTACAAAGTCATTTTGTTTGATAACCGAGATGCCGGGGAAACGAGCCAGGTGACAGGAACATACACCACCGCTCAAATGGCAGAGGATGCCGTAGGTTTATTAGAAGCGTTGGGTGAGACTAAAGCCCATGTGTTTGGTATCAGTATGGGAGGAATGGTGGCTCAACAGTTTGCACTCCATCATGCTGACCAACTTAACAAACTAATTTTAGGCTGCACGATGGCAGGCGGCACCTGTAGTCAGTTTAATCCTCCTGCGGGGCTTGGGAATGACCATATTTTAGAGCAGCTTTTTCCACTAGAATTTCTGCGAACGAGTCAAAGCCGTCTAATTGAATTTTTTCAAACTACCGTACCTTACCACAGCCAAGGAGAAGCGCTGTCCCGCCAATATCAAGCGATGAGCACTCACGACACCTGTGATTTGTTAGGTGAGATAACGGCTCCTACGTTAGTGATTACAGGAGATAGCGATCGCATTATCCCGCAGCAAAATAGCGAGTTTTTAGTTAAAAACATCCCTGGTGCCAAGTTAGAGGTACTTGTAGACGCAGGTCATGCCTTCTGCTTCAGTCATCCAGAACCTACAGCAGCAGCAATCATTAATTTCTTGCAGACCTAG
- a CDS encoding ATP-binding protein, producing the protein MLIVPFVLQIFGAVGLVGYLSFRNGQKAVNELAEQLMERTSNTVDQHLDSYLSVPHKVAQINADAIRMGLLDVRDRETVGKYFWHQMQAYDVSYIGVGLTTGEGVGAARYDGKTVTMDDWSAKPPNNWTSYALNAQGDRTRVLETLDWSNFQQPWYTGPVKAGKPVWSPIYVINYPNEVYIATSAGRPIYNANNQLLGMVSIDVSLLKLSNFLRSLEVSRTGQVFILEQDGTLIANSGEAQPFTLVKGEIQRLKAIDSPDPVVQKVSQQIQKRFNNSSKITTTQELELDLQGESHHVHITPWRDEYGLDWLVVMSVPDSAFMGQIDANTRSTIWLCLGALGVASVLGVFTSRWIIRPILRLNRASEAMASGDLDQQVEDSGIGEFNILATSFNHMAGQLRESFAALEQSNEELEDRVERRTVELKNVLGELQRTQAQVLQSEKMSSLGQLVAGVAHEINNPVNFIHGNLTYVQEYTENLLALMQLYQQHYSKPISEIQTMAEEIDLEFLQADLPKMLSSMRVGTDRIRQIVLSLRNFSRMDESEIKPVNIHDGLDSTLMILQHRLKARPDRAEIEVVKEYSDFPLVECYAGQLNQVFMNILTNAIDAMEENNANRISQGMQVKPSQITIRTAVSDDQWVQIAIADNGPGVPPAIQQRLFDPFFTTKAIGKGTGMGMSISYQIITEKHNGQLDCFSILGEKTEFTIQIPIRQQSQSVALVGAEREG; encoded by the coding sequence GTGCTGATTGTTCCATTTGTTTTACAAATTTTTGGAGCAGTGGGACTTGTTGGCTATCTCTCCTTTAGAAACGGACAGAAAGCGGTCAATGAGTTGGCGGAGCAGTTGATGGAACGCACAAGCAACACCGTTGATCAGCACTTAGATTCTTATCTCTCGGTTCCCCATAAGGTGGCCCAGATTAATGCAGACGCGATTCGTATGGGATTGCTGGATGTCCGCGATCGCGAAACAGTTGGCAAGTATTTCTGGCACCAAATGCAAGCCTATGATGTCAGCTACATCGGCGTTGGGCTGACCACAGGTGAGGGGGTGGGAGCCGCTCGTTATGATGGCAAAACGGTCACGATGGATGATTGGAGTGCTAAACCTCCCAATAACTGGACTAGCTACGCCTTAAATGCCCAAGGCGATCGCACTCGTGTGCTAGAGACTTTGGATTGGAGCAACTTTCAACAACCGTGGTATACAGGCCCAGTCAAAGCGGGTAAACCAGTCTGGTCTCCGATCTATGTGATTAACTACCCCAATGAGGTTTATATTGCCACCTCAGCGGGTCGTCCCATCTACAATGCGAATAATCAATTGCTGGGCATGGTCAGCATTGATGTTTCTCTCCTCAAGCTCAGTAATTTCTTGCGGAGTTTAGAAGTCAGTCGAACGGGCCAAGTTTTTATTTTGGAGCAAGACGGAACCTTAATTGCTAATTCTGGAGAAGCACAACCTTTCACGTTGGTTAAAGGAGAGATTCAGCGGCTCAAGGCGATCGATAGCCCCGATCCAGTCGTACAAAAAGTGTCTCAACAAATCCAAAAACGCTTTAACAATTCCTCCAAAATTACGACTACTCAAGAATTAGAGCTTGATCTACAGGGAGAGTCGCATCATGTCCACATTACTCCCTGGCGCGATGAGTATGGCTTGGATTGGCTAGTGGTGATGAGCGTGCCAGATAGCGCTTTCATGGGCCAAATTGATGCCAATACTCGCAGCACCATTTGGCTCTGTTTAGGAGCCTTGGGCGTTGCTTCTGTATTAGGTGTTTTTACCTCTCGCTGGATCATTCGCCCGATTTTGCGACTCAATCGAGCCAGTGAAGCAATGGCATCTGGAGACTTAGATCAGCAAGTAGAAGATAGCGGCATTGGAGAATTCAACATCCTTGCTACTTCCTTTAACCACATGGCAGGGCAGCTACGCGAGTCGTTTGCAGCTCTGGAACAAAGCAACGAAGAACTGGAAGATCGAGTAGAACGACGCACGGTTGAACTCAAAAATGTTTTAGGGGAGTTGCAACGGACTCAGGCCCAAGTGCTTCAGAGCGAGAAAATGTCTAGCTTGGGCCAGCTAGTTGCTGGAGTTGCCCATGAAATTAATAATCCAGTTAATTTTATTCATGGCAATCTCACTTATGTACAGGAATACACTGAAAATTTGCTAGCGCTAATGCAGCTGTATCAACAGCACTATTCCAAGCCTATTTCTGAGATTCAGACTATGGCTGAAGAGATCGACTTGGAGTTTTTACAAGCAGACTTACCCAAGATGTTGTCTTCTATGAGAGTAGGCACCGATCGCATTCGTCAGATTGTGTTGTCCCTGCGAAACTTCTCCCGCATGGATGAATCAGAGATCAAGCCTGTGAATATTCATGATGGTCTTGATAGCACGCTGATGATTTTGCAGCATCGCCTCAAAGCTCGTCCAGACAGAGCAGAAATTGAGGTGGTCAAAGAGTATAGCGATTTCCCCCTAGTGGAATGCTACGCTGGCCAACTGAATCAAGTGTTCATGAACATTCTCACCAATGCGATCGACGCAATGGAAGAGAACAATGCCAACAGAATTTCTCAAGGGATGCAGGTCAAGCCTAGCCAGATTACAATCCGCACCGCTGTGAGTGATGATCAGTGGGTGCAAATTGCGATCGCAGACAATGGCCCTGGTGTTCCACCAGCAATTCAGCAACGCCTTTTCGATCCCTTCTTCACTACAAAAGCAATTGGTAAAGGAACAGGCATGGGCATGTCAATCAGCTACCAAATTATTACTGAAAAACATAACGGTCAACTAGATTGTTTCTCAATCCTAGGAGAGAAAACTGAATTTACCATTCAGATCCCAATTCGGCAGCAAAGCCAGTCGGTAGCACTGGTGGGAGCGGAGAGGGAGGGATGA
- the sulP gene encoding sulfate permease, with the protein MVTKLKRFKVAPLQMTGLKLLLSYQRNWLRGDLLAGVTVAAYLIPQCMAYGELAGVEPVVGLWAILPPMLIYAVLGSSPQLSVGPESTTAVMTAAAIAPLVAADGSNYASLASLLALLVGLICIVGSVAQLGFLADLLSKPILVGYMAGVAVIMIAGQLGKIGGFSLDANTVYGQVGEFFSKLDQVHSPTLILAVLVLGFLFIVQRRFPTLPGPLLAVLATTAAVALLHLDQQGVAVVGEIPAKLPPLALPRLPLQELLPLVASAIGIAIVGYSDNVLTARAFATRNRYKIDANQELLALGASNLGNGFIQGFPVSSSGSRTVIGDSLGSKTQLFSLVAFVVVILVLLFLRPVLALFPKAALGAIVIYAATKLIEIPEFIRLYRFRRSEFVLALITTVGVLATDILVGVGVAVGLSMIDLFARVARPHDAVLGEVPGLPGLHDIEDWEGAATIPGLVLYRYDAPLCFANVEDFKRRALEAIEAETTPVEWFVLNTEAIVELDITAVDMLEELRNELANRGIIFAMTRVKRDLYHQLQRSGLLDKMGSEQIYLTIHTAIAGFEARHQQFSEKIEQ; encoded by the coding sequence GTGGTTACGAAGCTGAAGAGGTTTAAGGTTGCTCCGCTGCAAATGACGGGGCTGAAATTGCTGCTGTCTTATCAGCGGAACTGGTTGCGAGGAGATTTGTTGGCGGGGGTGACAGTTGCCGCCTACTTGATTCCTCAATGCATGGCCTACGGAGAACTAGCAGGGGTAGAACCCGTTGTGGGATTGTGGGCCATTCTGCCACCCATGCTAATCTATGCAGTTTTAGGATCATCCCCTCAACTTTCAGTCGGGCCAGAATCAACGACAGCCGTCATGACTGCCGCCGCGATCGCGCCCTTGGTAGCAGCGGATGGGAGCAACTATGCTAGCCTTGCTTCCTTACTCGCCCTCCTGGTAGGGCTAATTTGTATCGTTGGCTCCGTGGCTCAGCTAGGCTTTTTGGCCGACCTACTCTCCAAGCCGATTTTGGTGGGCTATATGGCTGGCGTGGCCGTGATTATGATCGCAGGTCAACTTGGCAAGATTGGCGGTTTCTCGCTTGATGCCAACACTGTGTATGGTCAGGTTGGAGAATTCTTCAGCAAATTGGATCAAGTCCATTCTCCTACTTTGATTCTTGCAGTTCTGGTTTTAGGTTTCCTATTCATCGTCCAACGTCGCTTTCCTACCTTGCCAGGGCCACTGTTAGCAGTATTGGCAACCACGGCTGCTGTAGCACTTCTGCATCTCGATCAGCAAGGCGTGGCTGTAGTCGGAGAAATTCCAGCAAAGTTGCCTCCTTTGGCGCTACCTCGACTGCCCCTCCAGGAATTGCTGCCCCTTGTGGCTTCTGCCATCGGCATTGCGATCGTGGGCTATTCTGACAATGTGCTAACGGCACGAGCCTTTGCCACACGGAATCGTTATAAGATTGATGCTAACCAAGAGCTCTTGGCCCTAGGCGCTTCTAATCTAGGCAATGGATTCATCCAAGGTTTTCCAGTCAGTAGTAGTGGTAGCCGCACTGTGATTGGCGATTCCTTGGGTAGCAAAACCCAGTTATTTTCGCTGGTCGCTTTTGTTGTCGTCATCCTCGTATTGTTATTTCTGCGTCCAGTGCTGGCGCTGTTTCCCAAAGCCGCTCTAGGGGCGATCGTCATCTACGCGGCAACTAAACTCATTGAAATCCCAGAATTCATTAGACTCTATCGCTTCCGCCGCAGCGAGTTTGTCCTGGCTCTGATTACGACCGTGGGGGTCTTAGCTACAGATATTTTGGTGGGGGTAGGGGTTGCCGTTGGCTTATCTATGATTGATTTGTTTGCCAGAGTTGCTCGTCCTCATGATGCTGTTTTAGGAGAAGTGCCAGGGTTGCCAGGGCTGCACGACATTGAAGATTGGGAAGGAGCTGCGACAATTCCAGGTTTAGTCCTCTACCGCTATGACGCGCCTCTGTGCTTTGCCAATGTAGAAGATTTTAAGCGTCGTGCCCTTGAAGCCATAGAAGCTGAAACAACTCCCGTGGAATGGTTTGTCCTTAATACAGAGGCGATCGTGGAATTGGACATTACTGCTGTAGACATGCTGGAAGAATTACGAAACGAGCTTGCCAATCGAGGCATCATCTTTGCGATGACTCGCGTTAAGCGAGACCTCTATCATCAACTACAGCGATCGGGCCTTCTTGACAAGATGGGTTCAGAACAAATTTATCTCACGATACACACCGCGATCGCTGGCTTTGAGGCACGTCACCAACAGTTCAGCGAGAAAATTGAACAATAA
- a CDS encoding PspC domain-containing protein codes for MGPALGAIAVRRSLSVRWHLLLLGICIFYGAVPLLMGWGGLALAERFSCDVDITIYKCAEKPQLSDLITALTFAPWGLMITIPSSVLGVIGLAISLVLRVVSSSQGRQTSPSSTAAFYRNHRHKVIAGVCTAIAQRWNLPLLGVRIATVALAVIIPILALPLYFWLWLALPLEPQLS; via the coding sequence ATGGGGCCTGCTTTAGGAGCGATCGCCGTTCGCCGCTCCCTGTCAGTGCGTTGGCATTTGCTTCTATTGGGGATTTGCATCTTTTATGGGGCTGTACCACTCCTCATGGGCTGGGGAGGATTGGCTCTGGCTGAGCGCTTTAGCTGCGATGTAGACATCACGATTTACAAGTGCGCCGAAAAGCCCCAACTAAGTGATTTGATTACAGCCCTGACTTTTGCCCCCTGGGGATTAATGATCACAATTCCATCCAGTGTATTGGGTGTCATAGGACTTGCGATCTCTTTAGTGCTCAGAGTGGTTAGCTCTAGTCAAGGAAGACAAACATCCCCAAGCTCAACTGCTGCTTTTTATCGTAACCACCGCCATAAGGTGATTGCAGGAGTCTGTACAGCGATCGCCCAACGATGGAATTTACCGCTTCTAGGAGTCAGGATTGCTACAGTCGCCTTAGCAGTCATCATACCCATATTGGCCTTACCATTATATTTCTGGTTGTGGTTGGCATTGCCGCTGGAACCCCAACTTTCATAG
- a CDS encoding glutathione S-transferase family protein: protein MTQITLYGTPISTYVRTVRLLLEQVGADYDLKSVGIFNGENQSAEYLAKHPFGKVPTLEVDGDVIYETSAITGYLDATVANNKFTPGKPLDRARMQQIMAIIDSYLYPSVIGAIVIQRLIVPSQGDQPDESKIQAAIAPAKTALEAIESLTAGSPYLLGREISIADFFLIPIFIYFSQTPEFDAITAQAPKLQTWWKTVSELPVVKKVCA from the coding sequence ATGACTCAGATCACCCTTTATGGCACTCCTATCAGTACTTATGTCCGGACGGTGCGACTGCTCCTTGAACAAGTAGGTGCAGATTATGATCTCAAGAGTGTTGGGATTTTTAATGGTGAAAATCAATCAGCAGAGTATCTCGCTAAGCATCCTTTTGGAAAAGTACCGACCTTAGAGGTAGATGGAGACGTGATCTACGAAACCTCTGCCATTACTGGTTATCTTGACGCGACGGTTGCCAATAATAAATTTACTCCTGGTAAGCCGCTGGATCGGGCTCGGATGCAACAGATTATGGCTATCATTGATAGCTATCTCTATCCCTCTGTGATTGGTGCGATCGTCATCCAACGCCTCATTGTGCCTAGCCAAGGCGATCAACCAGACGAGAGCAAAATTCAAGCCGCGATCGCCCCTGCCAAAACAGCCTTAGAAGCAATCGAGTCGCTAACCGCTGGCAGTCCCTATCTCTTAGGCAGAGAGATTAGCATTGCTGATTTCTTTTTGATCCCAATCTTTATCTATTTTTCGCAAACTCCAGAGTTTGATGCGATTACGGCTCAAGCTCCCAAGCTCCAGACCTGGTGGAAAACAGTGAGCGAACTACCTGTGGTCAAAAAAGTATGTGCCTAA
- a CDS encoding MFS transporter, producing the protein MQKHERHLEHLPHTEAADLKIRLQQHQHLFILLSIAAGLIFLQGYMIAPLIPRLAEVFNVPVQEIGFIVPAYMLSYALTALFYGVLSDRFGRWSVIRISLAMFVIFTALTATAQTASQMATWRLLTGIGASGVIPLTFALIGDLFPFDQRGSKLGLVFAAMEGGMAAGSAGGAILEPFWGWRSLFLGTAVLAALVLWRLHRYGALFDTPSIDKLPPLREIFRGYSQILSSFRGQRTYAYVLWNGIYHSGVYTWLGLYLSQRYNMDAFNIGLTILGYGIPGLLLSSLIGRAVDRWGRRWLVPLGLVMAALGGMAMIFEIPSYATTVAVLILSLGYDLTQPLFVGIVTDLGDSNSLGQTMGLKVFALFTGFGIGSWIFGELLHFGFAVSLALFGGIQLVVGLVAIPLFWQEVPSRLRSESL; encoded by the coding sequence ATGCAAAAACACGAAAGACATCTTGAGCATTTACCGCACACTGAAGCAGCCGATCTCAAAATTCGCCTTCAGCAACATCAACACCTATTTATTTTGCTTTCAATTGCTGCTGGTCTGATTTTTCTTCAGGGATATATGATTGCTCCCCTGATACCGCGTTTGGCTGAGGTGTTTAATGTTCCAGTTCAAGAAATTGGATTTATTGTTCCAGCTTATATGTTGTCCTATGCCTTGACAGCATTGTTCTATGGTGTGTTGTCAGATCGGTTTGGGCGATGGTCTGTTATTCGCATCTCGCTGGCTATGTTTGTGATCTTTACGGCGCTGACCGCAACAGCCCAAACAGCTTCACAGATGGCAACTTGGCGTCTGCTCACTGGAATAGGAGCCAGTGGCGTGATTCCACTCACTTTTGCTTTGATAGGTGATTTATTTCCATTTGATCAGCGAGGCAGCAAGCTGGGATTGGTATTTGCAGCGATGGAAGGAGGAATGGCAGCAGGTTCCGCAGGAGGAGCTATTCTTGAACCATTTTGGGGCTGGCGATCGCTGTTTCTCGGTACGGCTGTTCTTGCGGCTTTGGTGCTTTGGCGGCTCCATCGTTACGGGGCACTATTTGACACACCGAGTATCGATAAACTCCCCCCCCTGCGCGAGATCTTTAGAGGATACAGCCAGATCTTATCTAGCTTTCGAGGACAGCGAACCTATGCCTATGTTTTATGGAATGGCATCTATCACTCCGGAGTTTATACCTGGTTAGGGCTGTACTTGTCGCAGCGTTATAACATGGATGCTTTCAACATTGGTCTCACCATTCTTGGCTATGGCATTCCCGGATTGCTACTGAGTTCGCTCATTGGTCGCGCTGTAGATCGTTGGGGTCGCCGCTGGCTGGTTCCATTAGGGTTGGTGATGGCAGCGTTAGGTGGAATGGCAATGATTTTTGAGATTCCCTCCTACGCGACAACTGTAGCTGTTTTGATCTTGTCCCTAGGATACGATTTGACACAGCCTTTGTTTGTGGGTATCGTGACCGATTTGGGCGATAGCAATAGCTTAGGCCAAACGATGGGACTCAAAGTGTTTGCCCTGTTCACTGGCTTTGGCATTGGTAGCTGGATATTTGGAGAGTTGCTACACTTTGGCTTTGCAGTTTCTCTCGCCCTATTTGGCGGTATTCAGTTAGTGGTTGGGTTGGTCGCAATTCCCCTGTTCTGGCAGGAAGTTCCCTCTCGGTTGCGATCAGAATCGCTTTAG
- a CDS encoding LysE family transporter, with protein MVVLASIPSVSVLAVSTRSATSGFIHGVFTTIGIVVGDIIFIIMAIWGLSFLAEKMGSLFVLIKYLGGAYLIWLGIGLYRAKTQDVQTAAVVESSLLSSFLTGLSITLADQKATLFYLGFFPAFLDLSQISYVDTLIIMAITVVAVGGVKLGYAFIADRARVLISSKVRKGINTVAGCVMIAVGVFLLIRA; from the coding sequence ATGGTTGTCTTGGCTTCTATTCCCAGCGTCAGCGTGTTGGCTGTCTCTACTCGATCAGCTACATCTGGCTTCATTCATGGTGTGTTCACCACTATAGGGATAGTGGTTGGTGACATTATTTTCATCATCATGGCCATTTGGGGTTTGTCATTTCTGGCAGAAAAGATGGGGAGCCTATTTGTCCTGATTAAATACCTGGGTGGTGCTTATCTGATCTGGTTAGGGATAGGGTTATACCGCGCAAAAACCCAGGATGTACAGACAGCGGCGGTTGTGGAATCCTCCTTGCTCTCCAGCTTTCTAACTGGGCTGTCTATTACATTAGCCGACCAAAAAGCGACCTTGTTTTATCTTGGTTTCTTCCCAGCTTTTCTGGATCTCTCTCAAATATCTTATGTGGATACCCTCATCATCATGGCAATCACTGTAGTAGCCGTAGGGGGTGTAAAACTGGGTTACGCATTCATTGCAGATAGAGCCAGAGTACTGATCAGTTCTAAAGTGAGAAAAGGGATAAACACTGTCGCTGGCTGTGTCATGATTGCTGTCGGAGTATTCTTGTTAATCAGAGCTTAA
- a CDS encoding DUF6220 domain-containing protein: MTINSEIDCDSLGSTPSGDRTSTHWIQICLYTIAIIFNLCLIAQLLTVGVAYFHNPAWWNVHIWLVRGYSGLSLILLGGALLVPFSDRIRSLIASLPMLLGLQFCSIHLHTPLHLEVLHPLIGFTLLYVSSSLVHRLSRELFNKSDQAGAVTES, translated from the coding sequence ATGACCATAAATTCAGAAATTGATTGCGATTCCCTCGGATCTACGCCCAGTGGCGATCGCACTTCTACCCATTGGATACAGATTTGCTTATATACGATTGCGATTATCTTTAATCTCTGCTTGATTGCTCAATTACTAACGGTTGGTGTCGCCTACTTCCACAATCCTGCTTGGTGGAATGTTCATATTTGGCTAGTGAGGGGATACAGTGGGCTGTCGTTAATATTGCTAGGAGGGGCGTTGCTTGTTCCTTTCTCAGATAGGATTCGATCGCTCATAGCCAGCCTACCTATGCTGCTTGGGCTACAGTTTTGCAGCATCCATCTCCACACTCCGCTTCACCTGGAGGTACTCCATCCTCTAATTGGCTTCACGTTACTCTATGTTTCTTCCAGCCTCGTCCATCGTTTATCGCGTGAGCTGTTTAACAAGTCAGACCAAGCAGGTGCGGTTACTGAATCTTAG
- a CDS encoding LuxR C-terminal-related transcriptional regulator, whose product MISLQLLFEEIHQIKDKEALRSHLAPKIGEYFSAKRSGIFFFDQLLAVGAASLRNRNLQKVLNTALSIEHNPVARYVAERHTPVHEGVVTSPKAWAIICPRPDHWHVMAGPLIDQGQLVGSVGCTRDKSMPAFDHQNLADLSVICLHLSVWTATVRCAQNLALESQCQPLSCDRLTPRELEIAELVALGRTNAEIGHQLWITENSVKQALKRMFRKLEVSSRAEMVAQLLDTAKTPSKIRDLAGWS is encoded by the coding sequence ATGATTTCCTTGCAGCTTTTATTTGAAGAAATTCACCAAATCAAGGATAAAGAAGCCCTGCGATCGCACCTGGCACCAAAAATCGGTGAGTATTTTTCAGCCAAGCGATCAGGGATATTCTTCTTCGATCAACTTTTAGCCGTTGGTGCAGCCTCTCTGAGGAATCGCAATCTTCAAAAAGTCCTGAACACTGCTTTATCTATCGAACATAATCCTGTGGCGCGCTACGTGGCAGAGCGCCATACACCTGTCCATGAAGGAGTAGTGACATCCCCCAAGGCATGGGCAATTATTTGTCCTCGCCCTGATCATTGGCATGTTATGGCAGGGCCACTCATTGATCAGGGGCAATTAGTCGGCTCAGTAGGCTGTACCCGTGATAAATCAATGCCTGCCTTTGATCACCAAAATTTAGCTGATTTAAGTGTCATTTGCTTACACTTATCCGTATGGACTGCCACTGTACGATGCGCACAAAACCTAGCGTTGGAGTCCCAGTGTCAACCCCTTAGCTGCGATCGCCTGACCCCTCGTGAATTAGAAATTGCCGAATTAGTCGCTTTAGGGCGAACTAACGCAGAAATTGGTCATCAACTTTGGATTACGGAAAATTCTGTAAAACAAGCCTTAAAGCGCATGTTTCGGAAGCTTGAGGTTTCATCTCGCGCAGAAATGGTTGCCCAGCTTTTAGATACAGCAAAAACTCCATCAAAAATTAGGGATCTTGCGGGATGGTCGTGA
- a CDS encoding fatty acid desaturase, protein MRARKKVDYYLIAFILLVLAADLVVFLFSPTILIPIVWAIASLSIKGWICSWNHHHQHCKFFTVSWANRLIELIMGLHTGIVGETWVLHHTLGHHLNYLDQTKDESAWKDANGKLMSHLEYTFRVGILAYPIALNVGKRYPKSRNRLIQNILLTAFVLGLLAWVNWANTLIIFIIPMIALLFLTAHVTYHHHAGLDQADPYQATYNITDRWYNFFTCNLGYHTAHHLQCGRHWSELPQFHEEIKEKIPSHLYQDPGFPFSLMTKIEKSFSRPSRKIPNF, encoded by the coding sequence ATGCGTGCCAGAAAAAAAGTCGATTACTACCTAATCGCGTTCATCTTGTTGGTTTTAGCGGCTGATTTGGTTGTTTTTCTATTCAGTCCCACTATATTAATCCCTATTGTTTGGGCGATCGCCAGTCTCAGTATCAAAGGATGGATCTGTAGCTGGAACCATCACCATCAACACTGCAAATTCTTTACTGTCTCTTGGGCCAACCGTCTGATCGAACTCATTATGGGGTTGCATACAGGAATTGTCGGAGAAACCTGGGTTCTGCACCATACGCTCGGCCACCATCTCAATTATTTAGACCAAACCAAAGATGAATCTGCTTGGAAAGATGCCAATGGGAAGTTAATGTCCCATCTGGAATACACCTTTAGAGTGGGAATTCTGGCCTATCCAATCGCATTGAACGTAGGGAAACGCTACCCAAAATCCCGAAACAGGCTGATTCAGAACATTCTTCTAACAGCATTCGTGCTAGGGTTACTGGCTTGGGTTAATTGGGCTAATACCCTAATCATTTTCATCATTCCGATGATCGCGCTGTTATTTCTGACCGCCCACGTTACCTATCACCATCATGCTGGATTGGATCAAGCAGATCCTTATCAAGCAACCTATAACATCACGGATCGTTGGTACAACTTTTTTACCTGCAATTTGGGATACCATACCGCTCACCACCTACAATGTGGGCGACATTGGAGCGAATTACCCCAGTTTCATGAGGAAATCAAAGAAAAAATCCCCTCACATTTGTATCAAGATCCCGGTTTTCCCTTCTCACTTATGACGAAAATTGAAAAGTCATTTTCACGACCATCCCGCAAGATCCCTAATTTTTGA